A section of the Motilibacter aurantiacus genome encodes:
- a CDS encoding FIMAH domain-containing protein, with protein sequence ATYISSEAVTVEVDVVDVRYFAKIRAAVNAYVADGTTSAKTAANVLERLDRAETAARAGSEERAIGFLEQFIARVENQVKGDAADVAARNALTADAALLLAYYQAMEDAENVA encoded by the coding sequence CGCGACCTACATCTCCTCCGAGGCCGTGACGGTCGAGGTCGACGTCGTGGACGTGCGGTACTTCGCGAAGATCCGCGCGGCGGTGAACGCCTACGTCGCCGACGGCACCACGAGCGCGAAGACCGCGGCCAACGTTCTCGAGCGGCTCGACCGCGCCGAGACAGCGGCGCGGGCCGGGAGCGAGGAGCGGGCGATCGGGTTCCTCGAGCAGTTCATCGCCCGGGTCGAGAACCAGGTGAAGGGCGACGCCGCAGACGTCGCTGCGCGCAACGCCCTGACGGCCGACGCGGCGCTCCTCCTGGCGTACTACCAGGCGATGGAGGACGCCGAGAACGTCGCGTGA